Genomic DNA from Prunus persica cultivar Lovell chromosome G1, Prunus_persica_NCBIv2, whole genome shotgun sequence:
AAAACTGAAACGGGACAATTTTCTAATATTTCAAATAAAGATGTATGTGTATTCTGAAAGATATAcgatataattttcttttgtaggtAGAAAATAGagattcaaatttaaaacaacTTTCAATTTCGGAGTatgaatttttatattactgcTTTTTTGCATAGGTTTATCATATGAAAGCAATCAATTTATACtagtaaatttgtaattttacaaTATTTCACTTTCTCTTGTGAAAGGCATGCTTAATCGATGATAAATATACGATTGATTGACGTTTTTGTTTGGATTGATATTAATTAAAGAGTTGAGATAAGAAGGAATatacccttcttctttttacctttttaaaTTTCTGAAAGTCCTAAAGCatgatgtttttatttataaattgaataaaaaaacaaaaaacaaagtgaaGTGGCGCGATTCGCATGATCATATTGTCCAATGTGTGTTTGTTTCTTGCCAGTCAACTATCTTCAGATTGGTCGTGTGTCAACTTCAACCAAACTACCAAATCACAACAATTAATACAAGTTTTCAGAAAATGCTACCCAAAAAAAGTGTTGCACCGATTAACCCCATACGAACTAAGACGTGGGTTCGGAAAGGCCCAAGATGGGACTGTGATTTGTTACTTCTTCTTTTGTGTACGCAACGTAAGTGTCACTAAATTACTGCACAAAGGACGAAGCATACAAATGAACCAGTGGCAATATCGTAATTCAGAGAAACAATTTGGCGGGTTTCAAAAAATCCCACGTTAAAAACACGCTCTCAATGACTGTCACACACTCACTCAAAAGTTTGCAAGCAGCCACCAAAAATCCAAATCACCTCTCAACCGTCTTcctctgtcttcttcttcttcttcttcttcttcttccgcCAACAATCGCCGGAAAAATTTCGCAGAGATGGAATATTCCGCCGATGAATTCGACGTCATCGTGGTCGGAGCCGGCATCATGGGCAGCTCCACCGCCTACCAGACAGCCAAGCGTGGCCAGAAGACCCTCCTCCTCGAGCAATTCGACTTCCTCCACCACCGCGGCTCCTCCCATGGCGAGTCCCGGACCATCCGCGCCACCTACCCGGAAGACTACTACACGCCATTGGTTCTCCAGTCCTACAAGCTCTGGCAGCAAGCCGAGTCCGAGATCGGCTACAATGTCTACTTCAAAGCTCACCAATTGGACATGGCCCCGGCAAACGATAAGGTTCTGCATGCCGTTGTTGAGAGCTGTCGTAAAAATTTGGTCCCCTTTCGGTTCATGAACCGGGACCAGCTGGATCGGGAGTTCTCGGGTCGGATTCGGATTCCGGAGGATTGGGTGGCCGTGGCGACGGAGCATGGTGGGGTTATTAAACCCACCAAGGCTGTGTCTATGTTTCAAACTCTTGCTCTGCAGAACGGTGCCGTTTTGAGGGACAATATGGGGGTGAAGGGTGTGGAGAGAGATGGGGTGAGAGGAGGGGTTTGGGTGTGCACAGAAAATGGAGAGAGGTTTTGGGGGAAGAAGTGTGTGGTGACCGTTGGGGCTTGGACTACGAAGTTAGTTAAAACGGTTGCTGGGATTGAGCTGCCTATAAAGCCATTGGAGACCACTGTTTGTTATTGGAGGATTAAGGAGGGGCATGAAGGTGGTTTTGCCATTGGAGGTGACTTTCCAACCTTTGCTAGCTATGGGGATACCTACATTTATGGGACACCCTCTTTGGAGTACCCCGGTTTGATCAAGGTTGCCGTGCATGGCGGGTACCCATGTGACCCGGATAAGAGGCCGTGGGGACCCGGGAACCCGCTGGCTCCGTTGAAGGAGTGGATTGAGGGGAGGTTCTCCGGTGTGGTTGACTCCGGTGGGCCTGTGGCCACTCAGCTGTGTATGTACTCCATGACCCCGGATGAGGACTTTGTGATTGATTTCTTGGGTGGGGAGTTTGGGAAGGATGTGGTGGTGGGTGGCGGGTTTTCGGGTCACGGGTTCAAGCTGTCTCCGGTGGTGGGGAGGATATTGGCTGACCTCGCACTTAGTGGGGAGGCTCAAGGTGTGGAGCTAAAGCACTTTAGAATAGCAAGGTTTCAAGAGAATCCTAAAGGCAATGTTAAAGACTTCCTATAGATCATCGGTGCTAATTTGAAGCAGAA
This window encodes:
- the LOC18791537 gene encoding probable sarcosine oxidase, whose translation is MEYSADEFDVIVVGAGIMGSSTAYQTAKRGQKTLLLEQFDFLHHRGSSHGESRTIRATYPEDYYTPLVLQSYKLWQQAESEIGYNVYFKAHQLDMAPANDKVLHAVVESCRKNLVPFRFMNRDQLDREFSGRIRIPEDWVAVATEHGGVIKPTKAVSMFQTLALQNGAVLRDNMGVKGVERDGVRGGVWVCTENGERFWGKKCVVTVGAWTTKLVKTVAGIELPIKPLETTVCYWRIKEGHEGGFAIGGDFPTFASYGDTYIYGTPSLEYPGLIKVAVHGGYPCDPDKRPWGPGNPLAPLKEWIEGRFSGVVDSGGPVATQLCMYSMTPDEDFVIDFLGGEFGKDVVVGGGFSGHGFKLSPVVGRILADLALSGEAQGVELKHFRIARFQENPKGNVKDFL